One Rhizobiales bacterium GAS188 DNA window includes the following coding sequences:
- a CDS encoding CBS domain-containing protein yields the protein MKVKDAMHKGVEWVGPETPVTELAKLMRTHDVGAIPIGENDRLIGMVTDRDIVCKGFAEDGFDARRATARDVMTPGIHCCREDDDLAKAVRHMEGLKVRRLPVMNKTKRMVGILSLGDLGRSAPGDLLSECVKSVSAHHH from the coding sequence ATGAAAGTCAAAGACGCAATGCATAAAGGCGTCGAATGGGTCGGTCCGGAGACCCCTGTGACCGAGCTCGCGAAATTGATGCGCACCCATGATGTGGGCGCCATTCCGATCGGAGAGAACGACAGGCTGATCGGCATGGTGACCGACCGCGACATCGTCTGCAAAGGGTTCGCGGAAGACGGCTTCGATGCCCGCCGCGCGACGGCGCGCGACGTGATGACGCCTGGCATCCATTGCTGCCGCGAGGACGATGACCTCGCGAAAGCGGTGCGGCATATGGAGGGGCTGAAGGTTCGCAGGTTGCCGGTGATGAACAAGACCAAGCGGATGGTCGGCATCCTGAGCCTCGGCGACCTCGGCCGTTCGGCGCCGGGTGATCTGTTGTCCGAATGCGTCAAGAGCGTTTCGGCCCATCACCACTGA
- a CDS encoding Nucleoside-diphosphate-sugar epimerase has translation MRILVVGAYGLIGTSIVSRLLAEGHDVVGAGRDITAARRRFPKVFWTHADLGTTSVEEWASLLRQVDAVVNCAGALQDSPRDDLRAVHVEGVRRLAEACGIAGISRFVHLSAAGVTDDRATAFNRTKFAAEAILKRADLDWIILRPGLVLAPAAYGGTALLRGLAAFPFIVPLAYPSSIVQLVSVEDVAAAVSRALSADAPVRISVDLVHAEPVSLAMLVLELRSWLGLPQGRILHLPAGVAQIAAKATDALACLGWRSPMRSAALEQLRMGVRGDASEAHRTLGLELRSLRDMLNGWPAGVQERWFAKSYFLKPAILVTLFLFWFLSGLVSLLVSFPEAVSIFTVAGIPPLIAKVAVVSGSMVDMALAVAVGFRRSASPALQGMLLVSAAYLIVGTLLRPDLWLDPLGPFLKTIPAALLAASALAILDER, from the coding sequence ATGCGCATTTTGGTCGTCGGCGCCTACGGTCTGATCGGCACCTCTATCGTTTCGCGCCTGCTGGCGGAGGGCCATGATGTGGTCGGCGCCGGGCGAGACATCACGGCTGCGCGCCGACGTTTCCCCAAGGTGTTTTGGACGCATGCCGATCTGGGCACCACCTCGGTGGAAGAGTGGGCGTCGCTACTTCGACAAGTCGATGCCGTCGTCAACTGCGCGGGCGCGCTGCAAGACAGCCCGCGTGACGACCTGCGCGCCGTCCATGTGGAGGGGGTTCGAAGGCTCGCGGAAGCTTGCGGCATTGCCGGCATCTCCCGGTTCGTCCACCTGTCGGCAGCCGGCGTAACGGACGATCGAGCGACGGCGTTCAACCGCACCAAATTCGCCGCCGAGGCCATTCTCAAGCGAGCGGATCTCGATTGGATCATCCTGCGCCCGGGCCTGGTCCTGGCGCCGGCAGCCTATGGCGGCACGGCCCTGCTGCGCGGGCTGGCGGCCTTTCCGTTCATTGTGCCCCTGGCTTACCCATCGAGCATTGTGCAGCTCGTCTCGGTAGAGGACGTGGCTGCGGCAGTCTCGCGCGCCCTCTCCGCGGATGCGCCGGTGCGGATCAGCGTCGACCTCGTTCACGCCGAGCCGGTGAGCCTTGCGATGTTGGTCCTCGAGCTCAGAAGCTGGCTTGGTCTACCGCAAGGTCGAATTTTGCACCTGCCGGCCGGAGTGGCGCAGATTGCCGCGAAGGCAACCGATGCGCTCGCCTGTCTCGGCTGGCGAAGCCCGATGCGCAGCGCCGCGCTCGAGCAGCTCCGGATGGGCGTTCGGGGCGATGCGAGCGAGGCGCATCGGACGCTTGGCTTGGAGCTGCGATCGCTGCGGGACATGCTGAACGGCTGGCCGGCTGGAGTACAGGAGCGGTGGTTCGCCAAATCCTACTTTCTGAAACCCGCGATCCTGGTGACGCTGTTCCTGTTCTGGTTCCTCTCGGGCTTGGTCAGCCTGCTCGTCAGCTTTCCCGAGGCTGTGTCCATCTTCACGGTTGCCGGCATTCCGCCACTCATAGCCAAGGTCGCCGTCGTGTCGGGCTCGATGGTCGATATGGCGTTGGCCGTGGCCGTCGGCTTCCGCAGATCGGCCTCTCCCGCACTCCAGGGGATGCTTCTGGTTTCCGCAGCATACTTGATCGTTGGCACGCTGCTGCGACCGGATTTGTGGCTCGATCCTCTTGGGCCGTTCCTCAAAACCATTCCGGCCGCGCTGCTTGCTGCATCGGCGCTGGCAATTCTGGATGAGCGATGA
- a CDS encoding Uncharacterized membrane protein, with protein sequence MMDVYTVLRVVHVIGATVLFGTGAGIAFFMLMAHRTRDPAVIAHTAGIVVIADTIFTASAVILQPLTGAGLARLAGFPLLSGWVGLSLVLYVVAGMFWLPVVWIQLRMRDLARAAVRSYQPLPRAYFHLFRVWFAFGFPAFAAVVGIIWLMVAKPDL encoded by the coding sequence ATGATGGATGTCTATACGGTGCTCAGAGTGGTGCATGTGATCGGCGCGACCGTCTTGTTCGGCACAGGCGCCGGCATCGCTTTCTTCATGCTCATGGCCCATCGCACGCGCGACCCGGCCGTGATTGCCCACACCGCCGGCATCGTCGTCATCGCGGACACGATCTTCACCGCATCGGCCGTCATTTTGCAGCCCCTCACGGGAGCGGGGCTCGCGCGCTTGGCGGGCTTTCCGTTGCTGAGCGGCTGGGTCGGCCTCAGCTTGGTTCTCTATGTCGTGGCCGGTATGTTCTGGCTTCCGGTCGTCTGGATTCAGTTGCGGATGCGGGACCTGGCGCGCGCGGCGGTGCGCAGCTACCAGCCTCTGCCTCGTGCCTATTTTCATCTCTTTCGGGTGTGGTTCGCCTTCGGCTTTCCCGCCTTCGCTGCCGTCGTCGGGATCATCTGGCTGATGGTTGCGAAGCCCGATCTGTAG
- a CDS encoding transcriptional regulator, TetR family: protein MSLNMCVLCHPWLRGKTLHPSVDTCKTVGHLAFMIARSKRTEIVERGLDLVHRGSFASSGVAAITAAAGAPKGSFYNHFESKTAFGIAIVDQYFDNVRSTLGSILSENTDQPIFGIRRYFSLLRELGARDRYARGCLIGNLGAESSSAEDAIRLHLNRRLAEWTSILTTAVAAAQRAGEARRDVPAAVLAAILLDAWQGALLRAKVERKPAGLDAFLDVLLPALLGQASA, encoded by the coding sequence ATGAGTTTGAATATGTGTGTGCTTTGCCATCCTTGGCTGCGTGGAAAAACGCTCCATCCATCTGTTGACACGTGCAAGACGGTCGGTCATCTTGCATTCATGATAGCGCGAAGCAAGCGTACGGAAATCGTCGAACGCGGCCTTGATTTGGTCCATCGTGGTAGCTTTGCCAGTTCGGGTGTAGCCGCCATCACTGCGGCTGCCGGCGCCCCAAAAGGTTCCTTTTACAATCATTTTGAAAGCAAGACGGCGTTCGGCATCGCTATCGTAGATCAATATTTCGACAATGTTCGCTCGACCTTAGGAAGTATACTTAGTGAAAATACCGATCAGCCGATCTTCGGAATTCGGCGGTATTTTTCGCTGTTACGGGAACTCGGAGCGCGCGATCGCTATGCCAGAGGCTGCCTGATCGGCAACCTCGGCGCGGAATCGTCCTCAGCGGAGGACGCTATTCGTCTCCACCTCAATCGCCGCTTGGCGGAGTGGACATCGATCCTTACAACCGCCGTAGCGGCAGCTCAGCGGGCCGGCGAGGCGCGGCGGGACGTGCCGGCTGCGGTTCTTGCCGCCATCTTGCTCGACGCCTGGCAGGGAGCCTTGCTGCGGGCGAAGGTCGAGCGCAAGCCGGCAGGCCTCGACGCTTTTCTGGATGTGCTTCTGCCGGCGCTTTTGGGACAAGCTTCAGCATGA
- a CDS encoding 4-oxalocrotonate tautomerase family enzyme, which yields MPYVHVALTIGRSADQKRSLIRAITDSIVRVLEVGPRDVHVFLWEFTTENAGVAGEEPGPTTINDVTIILRQGRHLEVKALLIKDLTDTIGKQLDIPYEDVHIILSEVPASNIGEGGVPMKSPAQPAWHMIGQAVPQTAAS from the coding sequence ATGCCTTACGTTCACGTAGCCCTGACGATCGGTCGCTCCGCGGATCAGAAGCGCTCGCTGATTCGCGCAATCACAGATTCCATAGTGCGAGTCCTGGAAGTGGGACCAAGAGACGTTCATGTGTTTCTCTGGGAATTCACCACCGAGAATGCTGGGGTGGCTGGCGAAGAGCCGGGTCCAACGACAATCAACGACGTGACCATCATCCTCAGGCAGGGACGCCATCTCGAAGTAAAGGCTTTGTTGATCAAAGACTTGACGGATACGATCGGGAAACAGCTCGATATCCCATATGAGGATGTCCACATCATATTGTCGGAAGTGCCGGCCAGCAACATCGGTGAAGGTGGCGTACCGATGAAGTCGCCTGCACAGCCCGCATGGCATATGATCGGTCAGGCGGTCCCACAAACAGCGGCATCTTGA
- a CDS encoding cold-shock DNA-binding protein family: MEVTSINGRIFEMATGTVKWFNSQKGFGFIQPDGGGQDVFVHISAVERAGMGDLQEGQKISYELEDDRKSGKKSAGSLKSI; encoded by the coding sequence ATGGAAGTAACCTCCATCAACGGCAGGATTTTCGAAATGGCTACGGGCACGGTGAAGTGGTTCAATTCCCAAAAAGGCTTCGGTTTCATTCAACCCGATGGCGGCGGCCAGGACGTTTTCGTCCATATTTCCGCAGTTGAGCGGGCCGGGATGGGCGACCTGCAAGAAGGCCAGAAAATCAGCTATGAACTTGAAGATGACCGAAAGAGCGGCAAGAAATCGGCCGGAAGCCTCAAGTCCATTTAG
- a CDS encoding amino acid ABC transporter ATP-binding protein, PAAT family: MIEFRGVNKWFGTLHVLRDVTLGVLPSEVVVVCGPSGSGKSTLIRCINGLEKIKSGELMVDGQRLGDPGTNMTRLRTEVGFVFQQFNLYPHKTALENVTLAPIHVRGTPRAEAERAGRELLAKVGLADKFDAYPSQLSGGQQQRVAIARSLCMRPKIMLFDEPTSALDPEMISEVLDVMVAVAEEGMTMMVVTHEMGFARKVARRVVFMDQGSIVEIGTPEEFFSAPKTERSRAFLSKILRH; this comes from the coding sequence GTGATCGAGTTTCGTGGCGTCAACAAATGGTTCGGCACGCTCCACGTGCTCCGGGATGTCACGCTCGGCGTGCTTCCGAGCGAGGTGGTGGTCGTGTGCGGTCCGAGCGGTTCCGGCAAGAGCACGCTGATCCGCTGCATCAACGGCCTGGAGAAGATCAAGTCCGGGGAGCTGATGGTGGACGGTCAGCGCCTCGGCGATCCAGGCACCAATATGACCCGGCTGCGCACCGAGGTCGGCTTCGTCTTCCAGCAGTTCAACCTCTACCCGCACAAGACTGCGCTCGAGAACGTCACGCTCGCACCGATCCATGTGCGCGGCACCCCACGCGCCGAGGCGGAGCGCGCCGGGCGCGAGCTCCTGGCCAAGGTCGGGCTCGCCGACAAGTTCGATGCCTATCCGAGCCAGCTTTCCGGGGGGCAGCAGCAGCGGGTCGCTATCGCCCGCAGCCTGTGCATGCGCCCGAAGATCATGCTGTTCGACGAGCCGACTTCGGCTCTCGACCCCGAGATGATCAGCGAGGTGCTGGACGTCATGGTCGCGGTCGCCGAAGAGGGCATGACCATGATGGTGGTGACCCACGAAATGGGCTTTGCGCGGAAGGTCGCCCGGAGGGTCGTGTTCATGGATCAGGGCAGCATCGTCGAGATCGGGACACCGGAGGAGTTCTTCTCCGCCCCCAAGACCGAGCGCAGCCGCGCCTTCCTGAGCAAGATCCTGCGCCACTGA
- a CDS encoding amino acid ABC transporter membrane protein 2, PAAT family encodes MIWQQLQSVVSSYPLALRGLGTTVAVSLIGLLAGSLIGFAMGMLRAGSYRPVSLAIGVWVDLIRGTPFLVQIFLIFFILPEFGIELEAFSASVIALSNLAACFICEIVAGGIGAVPRGQVEAALASGLSRWRQMRHVVLPQAMRIILPPLVGQYVLLIKDSSVVSAIGLTDLTRVGWLVVQLVPNGLLVFGIVGLGYFVVCYPLIALARRLESRMSAAQAEVQL; translated from the coding sequence ATGATCTGGCAGCAGCTCCAGAGCGTCGTCTCGAGCTACCCCCTGGCGCTCCGCGGTCTCGGCACGACCGTGGCGGTGTCGCTGATCGGCCTCCTCGCCGGATCGCTGATCGGCTTCGCGATGGGGATGCTGAGGGCAGGCAGCTACCGCCCGGTGAGCCTGGCGATCGGCGTGTGGGTCGACCTCATCCGGGGAACACCGTTCCTGGTGCAGATCTTCCTGATCTTCTTCATCCTGCCGGAGTTCGGCATCGAGCTCGAGGCGTTCAGCGCCAGCGTCATCGCGCTGAGCAACCTTGCGGCCTGCTTCATCTGCGAGATCGTCGCGGGCGGCATCGGCGCTGTGCCCAGGGGGCAGGTGGAGGCGGCCTTAGCCTCCGGCTTGTCGCGATGGCGGCAGATGAGGCATGTGGTGCTGCCCCAGGCGATGCGCATCATCCTGCCGCCGCTGGTCGGCCAATACGTGCTCCTCATCAAGGATTCCTCCGTCGTGTCCGCGATCGGGCTGACCGACCTCACCCGGGTCGGCTGGCTCGTGGTGCAGCTTGTGCCCAATGGGCTCCTGGTCTTCGGGATCGTGGGTCTTGGCTATTTCGTCGTCTGCTATCCGCTCATCGCGCTCGCCCGCCGGCTCGAGAGCCGCATGAGCGCCGCTCAGGCCGAGGTCCAGCTGTGA
- a CDS encoding polar amino acid transport system permease protein, with the protein MLGNFSFRVILESMPEFGYGLLATLWLSMIAFAGAVAVGIIACAMKLQRARLLRAPATVFIDAIRATPLLAQLYFLYFGLPRLGIVLPERLVGILALSLNSGAYVAEIIRAGILSIPRGQVEAGISSGMTYPQRMRLVILPQAFRVTIPPLLGQAIVLVKDSALLSLIAVAELTRAGQLLASDRFMPAEAFLTTAACYLVLYYGLKGLASLSLLRLGLQPAR; encoded by the coding sequence ATGCTCGGCAATTTCAGCTTCCGCGTCATCCTCGAATCCATGCCCGAGTTCGGATATGGACTCTTGGCGACGCTGTGGCTGTCCATGATCGCGTTCGCCGGGGCCGTGGCGGTCGGGATCATCGCCTGCGCCATGAAGCTGCAGCGCGCCAGGCTCCTGCGTGCCCCGGCGACGGTCTTCATCGACGCGATCCGCGCCACGCCGCTGCTGGCGCAGCTCTATTTTCTGTATTTCGGGCTGCCTCGGCTCGGCATCGTCCTGCCCGAACGCCTTGTCGGCATCCTGGCCCTTTCGCTCAACAGTGGGGCCTATGTGGCCGAGATCATCCGGGCGGGCATTCTGTCCATCCCGCGCGGGCAGGTGGAGGCCGGCATCTCCTCGGGCATGACCTATCCCCAGCGTATGCGCCTCGTCATCCTGCCGCAGGCCTTCAGGGTAACGATCCCGCCGCTGCTCGGTCAGGCGATCGTGCTGGTCAAGGACTCCGCGCTGCTCTCGCTCATCGCCGTCGCCGAGCTGACGCGCGCCGGGCAACTCCTCGCGTCCGACCGCTTCATGCCGGCGGAAGCTTTCCTCACCACCGCCGCGTGCTACCTCGTTCTTTATTACGGCCTGAAGGGACTGGCGTCGCTGTCGCTGCTGCGGCTCGGCCTCCAGCCGGCGCGGTAG
- a CDS encoding amino acid ABC transporter substrate-binding protein, PAAT family, whose product MKIAKLLVAGVALLHVAGAVGAKAGTLDEITKRGELRVAVQTQGPPFSMVDKTGARTGSSVELAELMAKEMGVKINFLNFDWDGLIPALLSGKADLLVGDMTPTLARAMKVGFTKPFMYTGSVVFTKAGGKFNSTEDCKAPGTRIAVLLGATGEKEAKAALPKGEIKSYKGGGPLLLDAVNNGQADCGVNDVSAVTGQSAAYPAGTFTVMPQMLSKEPLAFAVRYDSQDLLIWMNLFLDQATLDGRLKKNLDYWVNSDDWKKDH is encoded by the coding sequence ATGAAGATTGCCAAATTGCTCGTCGCAGGAGTTGCGCTCCTGCATGTGGCCGGCGCCGTGGGCGCGAAGGCCGGAACGCTCGACGAAATCACCAAGCGCGGCGAGCTGCGTGTTGCGGTCCAGACGCAGGGGCCGCCTTTTTCGATGGTCGACAAGACCGGGGCGCGGACCGGCAGCTCAGTCGAGCTGGCCGAGCTCATGGCCAAGGAAATGGGGGTGAAGATCAACTTTCTGAACTTCGACTGGGACGGCCTGATCCCGGCGCTTCTGTCGGGTAAGGCAGACCTTTTGGTCGGCGATATGACCCCGACCTTGGCCCGGGCCATGAAAGTCGGTTTCACGAAGCCGTTCATGTACACGGGCAGCGTCGTCTTCACCAAGGCGGGCGGCAAGTTCAATTCGACCGAGGATTGCAAGGCCCCCGGTACTCGGATCGCCGTGCTGCTCGGCGCGACGGGCGAGAAGGAGGCCAAGGCCGCCCTCCCGAAAGGTGAAATCAAGAGCTACAAGGGCGGTGGCCCGCTTCTGCTCGACGCGGTGAACAACGGGCAGGCCGATTGCGGCGTCAACGACGTTTCGGCCGTGACCGGTCAGTCGGCCGCCTATCCGGCCGGGACCTTCACGGTCATGCCGCAGATGCTCTCCAAGGAGCCGCTCGCTTTCGCCGTCCGGTATGATTCGCAGGACCTGCTGATCTGGATGAACCTCTTCCTCGATCAAGCGACGCTCGACGGCCGCCTCAAGAAGAACCTCGATTACTGGGTCAATTCGGACGACTGGAAGAAGGATCACTGA
- a CDS encoding Saccharopine dehydrogenase, NADP-dependent yields the protein MKVAVLGGLGLQGRAAIADLANSAGVEEIVCVDTAPDGLSRLAGLVDPGSVRLVVPEGPMRQALADVMRDVDVAIDLMPLPLMREAVLAAIETRTPIVTTNYAKSVKDLAPAAEAAGISVMTECGLDPGIDLVLYRRAARQFDSVMVIDSYCGGIPEPKARTEPLSYKVSWNFDMVLMSQNRDSVLLEQGEPVQIPARQQHNNPFIHEIEVDGLGRLEAVPNGDAVRYAEMLGVAGTLQRTGRYTLRWPGWSAFWNPLKELGFLSEEPVPGLLGKVSPREFLGRLLGPQLQYGAAEKDLCVMRNVFRGVKGGRRKTVTSDLVIERDLVSGLFGMSIGVGCPASVVAQMLVRGEVAGSGLLNPLMHVPDGPFFSELAKRGIQVSDTTTWDP from the coding sequence GTGAAGGTTGCCGTTCTCGGAGGCCTGGGCCTGCAGGGGCGGGCGGCGATCGCTGATCTGGCCAACAGCGCCGGCGTCGAGGAGATCGTCTGCGTGGACACGGCGCCCGACGGCCTCAGCCGGCTTGCGGGCCTTGTCGATCCGGGCAGCGTGCGCCTCGTCGTTCCCGAGGGGCCGATGCGCCAAGCCCTTGCGGACGTCATGCGGGATGTGGATGTTGCCATCGATCTCATGCCGCTGCCTTTGATGCGCGAGGCGGTTCTCGCGGCGATCGAGACGCGCACGCCGATCGTCACCACCAACTACGCCAAGTCCGTCAAGGATCTCGCGCCGGCGGCGGAGGCCGCGGGGATCTCCGTGATGACCGAGTGCGGTCTCGATCCCGGCATCGACCTCGTGCTCTACCGGCGCGCCGCGCGGCAGTTCGACAGCGTCATGGTGATCGATTCCTACTGCGGCGGCATCCCGGAGCCGAAAGCCCGGACGGAGCCGCTATCCTACAAGGTCAGCTGGAACTTCGACATGGTTCTGATGAGCCAGAACCGCGACTCGGTCCTTCTCGAGCAAGGCGAGCCCGTCCAGATCCCGGCCCGGCAACAACACAACAACCCGTTCATCCATGAGATCGAGGTGGATGGGCTCGGCAGGTTGGAGGCGGTGCCGAACGGCGACGCGGTCCGCTATGCCGAGATGCTCGGCGTCGCCGGAACGCTGCAGCGCACCGGCCGCTACACCCTGCGCTGGCCGGGGTGGTCCGCCTTCTGGAATCCGTTGAAAGAGCTCGGCTTCCTATCGGAAGAGCCGGTGCCGGGCTTGCTTGGAAAGGTGAGCCCGCGGGAGTTCCTCGGCCGGCTGCTCGGCCCGCAGCTGCAATATGGCGCGGCCGAGAAGGATCTGTGCGTGATGCGCAACGTTTTCCGCGGCGTGAAGGGCGGTCGTCGCAAGACAGTGACCTCCGACCTCGTCATCGAGCGTGACCTCGTCTCGGGCCTGTTCGGCATGAGCATCGGCGTCGGGTGCCCGGCGAGCGTCGTGGCGCAGATGCTGGTGCGCGGCGAGGTCGCGGGCTCGGGCTTGCTCAATCCATTGATGCACGTGCCCGACGGCCCATTCTTTTCGGAACTGGCCAAGCGCGGCATCCAGGTGTCCGACACGACGACCTGGGACCCTTAA
- a CDS encoding transcriptional regulator, AsnC family produces MKHGVKACHLKNFVLQFFSQEKFSLAIYSKEKDSPVRERLDPTDRRLVKLLCEDAQLGHSRLAEKMAVSAPTVRSRLRGLVDRKLIKIVGLLNLAVRPELISAIVGINTLGRGRIHEIAQRIADLPFVTSASVVTGRFDIIAEVVVADDVADLYRVTSELIPRVGEPGEIARSETFVVMASCNKWVGLPKGCWSDEPDTQLRRSAPS; encoded by the coding sequence GTGAAGCATGGGGTTAAAGCTTGCCATTTGAAAAATTTCGTTCTACAATTCTTTTCACAAGAGAAATTTTCTCTCGCAATTTATTCCAAAGAGAAAGACTCACCGGTGAGGGAACGCCTCGACCCGACGGACCGTCGGCTGGTCAAGCTCCTGTGCGAGGATGCTCAGCTCGGACATAGTCGGCTCGCCGAGAAGATGGCCGTGTCGGCGCCGACCGTACGCTCGCGTCTGCGCGGCCTGGTGGACAGGAAGCTGATCAAGATCGTCGGGCTCTTGAACCTCGCGGTCCGTCCTGAGCTCATCTCGGCCATCGTCGGCATCAACACCCTGGGGCGGGGCCGCATCCACGAGATCGCACAGCGCATTGCCGATCTGCCTTTCGTGACCTCAGCCTCCGTGGTCACGGGCCGCTTCGACATCATTGCCGAAGTGGTGGTGGCCGACGATGTCGCCGATCTCTACCGGGTGACGAGCGAGCTCATTCCCAGGGTCGGCGAGCCGGGCGAGATCGCGCGCAGCGAGACCTTCGTGGTCATGGCGTCCTGCAACAAATGGGTGGGCCTGCCCAAGGGGTGCTGGTCCGACGAGCCCGACACGCAATTGCGCCGATCGGCACCGTCGTGA
- a CDS encoding Transcriptional regulator of competence genes, TfoX/Sxy family, protein MSLDTARARALEIAIQLGSLGTITVSRFFGGAALLADGVQFAFVIKGSLYLRVNEESRPAFEALGAAPFSYAGRSKSVTVASYYEAPAEIVDDADELLRLAARSRQAALAALTRKPRPRRQRWG, encoded by the coding sequence ATGAGCCTCGATACGGCGCGCGCCAGGGCGCTGGAGATTGCGATCCAGCTTGGCTCGCTCGGGACGATCACGGTGTCCCGCTTCTTCGGCGGCGCAGCGCTCCTCGCCGACGGCGTTCAGTTCGCCTTCGTCATCAAAGGCTCGCTGTATCTGCGCGTGAACGAGGAGAGCCGGCCTGCCTTCGAAGCATTGGGAGCGGCGCCCTTCAGTTACGCAGGGCGATCGAAATCGGTGACGGTGGCGAGCTATTACGAGGCGCCGGCCGAGATCGTCGACGATGCTGACGAGCTTCTCCGCCTTGCCGCCCGGTCGCGCCAAGCGGCGCTCGCCGCCCTCACGCGAAAGCCGCGCCCAAGGCGGCAGAGGTGGGGCTGA
- a CDS encoding SnoaL-like domain-containing protein: MAPEALWERYSAIWSLDAVRRDAELATCLADDVTYCDPNGLLEGRASLSDYMGGFQRSVPGGRFRIRSVLHYHDRTLAHWALHGPDDAVLQTGTSFGALSKDGRLQAVSGFLHASGEDRLG, encoded by the coding sequence ATGGCGCCTGAAGCCCTGTGGGAGCGTTACTCCGCGATCTGGTCCCTGGATGCCGTCCGGCGCGACGCCGAGCTCGCAACATGTCTCGCTGACGATGTCACCTATTGCGATCCGAATGGCCTGCTCGAGGGGCGTGCTTCTCTCTCCGACTATATGGGCGGCTTCCAGCGGAGCGTTCCTGGCGGGAGGTTCCGTATCCGATCGGTTCTGCACTACCATGACCGCACGCTCGCTCATTGGGCCCTGCATGGCCCGGATGACGCCGTGCTGCAAACCGGAACGAGCTTCGGGGCGCTATCCAAGGATGGCCGGCTCCAGGCGGTCTCCGGTTTCCTCCACGCTTCCGGAGAGGACCGGCTGGGATGA
- a CDS encoding transcriptional regulator, TetR family, translating into MGRSRAYDEDVVLTGAMHAFRRQGYAAVSIRDLEEATGLKAGSIYNSFGDKAGLFASAFAHYNRAVLRRRIAEHASAAAGLRGLRDLFLSLLREPRGESFGCLITNSAIEFGGEGRPPAGVREGLKVLSETFVERLSSARAAGVLRPESDPNLTAARLLALYQGILVLIRAHHDKAALKRLINSEFDALEEQHGA; encoded by the coding sequence ATGGGACGTTCACGCGCTTACGACGAAGATGTGGTGCTGACGGGTGCGATGCATGCCTTCCGGCGCCAGGGTTATGCCGCGGTCTCGATCCGCGATCTCGAAGAGGCGACGGGGCTGAAGGCTGGGAGCATCTACAACAGTTTCGGCGACAAGGCCGGATTATTCGCTTCTGCCTTCGCGCATTACAACCGCGCGGTCCTTCGCCGTCGCATCGCCGAGCATGCGAGCGCGGCCGCAGGCTTGCGCGGCCTGCGCGATTTGTTCCTTTCGCTGCTGCGCGAACCGAGGGGTGAGTCCTTCGGCTGCCTGATTACCAATTCCGCCATCGAGTTCGGGGGCGAGGGCAGGCCGCCTGCCGGGGTGAGGGAAGGCCTGAAGGTCTTGTCGGAAACCTTCGTCGAACGTCTTTCCTCGGCACGAGCCGCTGGGGTTCTCCGGCCCGAATCCGATCCGAACCTGACGGCGGCGCGGCTGCTCGCCCTCTACCAGGGAATCCTCGTGCTCATCAGAGCGCACCATGACAAAGCGGCGCTCAAACGTCTCATCAACAGCGAATTCGATGCTTTGGAGGAACAGCATGGCGCCTGA